In Alosa alosa isolate M-15738 ecotype Scorff River chromosome 23, AALO_Geno_1.1, whole genome shotgun sequence, a single window of DNA contains:
- the tspan9b gene encoding tetraspanin-9, giving the protein MAPGCLCCVKYMMFLFNLLFWLCGCGLLGVGVWLSVAQGNFATFSPSFPSLSAANLIITLGTVVMLTGFLGCLGAVKENKCLLLSFFIVLLIILLVELILLVLFFVYTDQVSENAKQDLKDGLRLYDTQDNIGLRNAWNIIQREWHCCGVSGYTDWYDALKEKRVPDRCCKNHFLDCGRNSSSSSLWSQGCYERVEEWLDDNKHLLGTIVMGVLVIQLLGLAFSMTLYQQIHRAGKKYSA; this is encoded by the exons ttgtgtgggtgtggtctGCTGGGGGTGGGCGTATGGTTGTCCGTTGCCCAGGGCAACTTCGCCaccttctctccatccttcccctccctctccgcTGCCAACCTCATCATCACCTTGGGAACCGTCGTCATGCTAACAGGCTTTCTGGGTTGTCTGGGTGCTGTCAAGGAAAACAAGTGCTTGCTGCTAAGT TTTTTCATAGTTCTGTTGATCATTCTGCTGGTTGAACTGATTCTGCTGGTCCTGTTCTTCGTATATACTGATCAG GTGAGTGAAAATGCCAAACAGGACCTGAAGGATGGCCTACGGCTCTATGACACGCAGGACAATATCGGACTGCGTAATGCGTGGAACATCATCCAGAGGGAG tggcacTGCTGTGGGGTCAGCGGGTACACTGATTGGTATGATGCCctgaaggagaagagagtgCCGGACCGCTGCTGCAAGAACCACTTCCTGGACTGTGGCCGCAACTCCTCTAGCTCCAGCCTGTGGTctcag GGCTGCtatgagagagtggaggagtggCTAGATGACAACAAACACTTGCTTGGAACTATCGTCATGGGCGTGCTGGTTATACAG ctgctggggCTGGCCTTCTCCATGACACTCTACCAGCAGATCCACCGTGCTGGGAAGAAGTACAGTGCCTAG